agaagtacaTGAAAAAGGAAGATAAAGTGGCGcgaaattgaagaagaagtgcCTTGAGAGTTTGAAGTAAGGATTGCAAATTGGAAACAAAGAAGCAGAGATGGTGGCCTCTAAGTAGATGGGAGGGGTCAGCAACGGGTGTGGTGGCACTCCATGGACCGTCAGGGAGGTTGTTGTTAGGGTTCTGCTCGATGAGGTGGAGATCGAGATGAGAGGAGGGAAGGCGCGACCACACAAACAGATCTTCACGGGAACAGTGGAGCAGGAGCGCCGGCAAGGACAATAGTGGCGACATTGGAGCAGGAGACGGCGACGACCATGAGTATGAGAGAGGAAATTTCTGAGTGTTAGGATTTTTCTGAGAGAGTATGAGTGAATAGATTGTTTTAGTGTTTGGACTTGGAAACTTTTAACCTACTAGTATTTTTAGTTGAAAACACATGTTTCAACACAAATTACAAAAAGTGTAATCTAGTCCAAATGGCCCCTTTGGTAGACAAATCCCAGGTTCAAATCTATGGGATAACAATTGttcaattttaaaaacaaaagatttagcgacggaaataaGACATCGCTAACATCTTACTAAATTTAACGAGATTTTTAGCGACGGGAGGATATCAGCGGCGGTTAAGAATCATCACTAAATTCtaagataaaatattaaaataattttaacgaGGGAATTAGCGACGAAGCTACAGTGAGATTACTAATCGTCGCTAAATTTTAAAACAACATTTTTAATTCCAAAAACATGAATCTGTCACTAATTTCATGATTTTTCTCGCTAATCGTGTTTTTTTAGTAGCGAACCTTATCAACTTCTTGAACCATTCATTTTTTAAAAGGATTGAAACAAAATGTATAGGGGTGAATCATATGTATAAAGAGTCAAATTCCTTAAGATGGTTCACTAGGGAAACAAAGTTGTATGAGGGTAAGAGTTGTGGGCCTGTATTGATCCAGCTTAAGAGATGTGCTCATACTTCCCCTATGATGAGAGGGGGTTCTCATCTTTCCCTAGTTAATGTTGATAGAGCTTCAAGAGGTAATTAACTAgtgtttaaatataatttttcctATTGGAGATGAGGGCTGGTGATGGTGTCACCGGCATCAAGTGCAGTAGATTATTGGTTGAACCTGTTATAGTAGGTATTAATATTATTGGTGCAAATTACACTAGTTTTTACCTGTATAGTTAAAATTACAGGGAAAACTAGATCCTGTCCAAGAAACAAAGGAAAAATTGAAATAAGGGTCATATCATGGGGCGCACACACATGTGAGCTATGAAACTTTTCAAAATGCAATAGTGTACATTGAGTTGACAAGACCTCAACTATCAGAGCCTGCGTAAAAGACACAACACACTCGTGAGCTCATAATCAGCAAGCTTTCCTTTGTGTCCTTCTTTTCTAGGTATATATATAGGCCTCACTCATTTTTGCTTTTCATTTTTAACTTTCACTTTGACCTTTAATGGCAATATTCTCCTCTGTGCAATCAAGAAACATCTACTTTTATAGCTTTTCTTCCATATGTTTTTATTCACAACTTAATCTTACTCATATTTAGAGaaagaaattaagaaataaaagagaaatgaGATACGTGATAAATAGAGAAAGAGATATGTGACTTAATTCAAgagaaaatgagtaaaaataagatgaaaattaattaaagagAAAGAGATATGTGACTTACTGAATCAAAATTAGCATTTCTCTAAATCATAACTAATTGGAATTTAATCTTATAAATTGTTCTTCTAGACTATAAGCACTATTATCCCATTTTCATTGTGAGAAGTGGATTTATGTTAAATGTCATATTAAGTTTTGTTTAGAGAAATCCAAAGACACACATCATAATTATCTCATTCTTAAATGGGGATGTTCCACCTCACTCGTTCCAAACCATAAAAAAcagaaaatcaaataaaatatgtGAATGATTTCTTCTATGCTAAAGAGCACTTGATACAGAATCTAAGAAACACATGTACTTGTACTTCCTGGTGCAAGATATATATTAGAAACTAAAATTTCGCTATCAAgctttaatattttaatttgtacGCAGGAAAGACATTTTTCAGGCATGATGTATGAAGTAGAATTAATTGTCTCTAACATTTCTTTTCCTACTATTTACATATGGGGAGGGGAGATACTAACTAAGAAGCAAAACACATAGCCCTGTTTCTCTGTTATGCATTCTTGAACATAAGGATTCAAGAGTGCACTGATCCAGAATTCGAGTTTTGCTCACTTTTTGTTTTGAAGTGAGTTCTAACGTCCGTGAACACTAAGCGTCAACAAGTATCAAGACATACCCTCAGTCATGCCAGCAGAGAAGCATGACAACACATCTTCTGATTATGTAAAGTCTTCCTTTCTGTTCTCTGAGGTACCCTCCAAGCCTTCTGCTTgataccttcttcttctttgaaaCTTTGATTGACTCATCACTGCTCATCTTTGTGTGTGTATATCAAAGACGTACCCTGAACCTTTTCTATGCTCTCCTTTTCTTTGTTGAGAGTGTGTGCACAGGTAGATGAACAATGTGTgtgtgttgaaagttgaaaccccTTGAAGCAATGTTTCATGAGAGGCTCCAAAGGGGCTTCTTATAGAGCAAAGAAAATGTGTGGTGTGGCCCATGGCTCAGAAGAAAATGCCAATAGGTCCCCCAATTCAGATTCCATGCCCCTATTCTCTCTCTCTGCACCAACATTTATGTGGCATCAACCACCAAGATAAGTGGTCGgccattgaattaaaaaaaacaaatactagTAATACTACTCCAATGTTTAAGTTATATACCTGGATAAAAAAAATCCAATGTTATCTTAGATATTTGAGCTTTCCTTAGTTTCATGACTATGTTATATGAACCACATAATTAGCTCATCAAGAGATTATGAAACTTCCTGGAAATAGACATTCTGATATTAAAAATTTTCCATTACTTTCTTATTTAAATTATCTTTCATAGATACTTTTTAAAAACTTTATATTACATGCTATTTCACTTTATAACCATGAGTTGTGATATGATGGTTGTTCACATCGTCTATTAATCATGAGGTCGGACATTCGATCCTCAATAACAAAAATGAAACACATTTTGTTGTCAGCCATTTATTGATTGCTCAATATTAGCACTTGTAACATGGGATTAGTTAATTACCGCTATGGCGGTGAATACtctgcttttaaaaaaaattaatttatgaaatatTTATTGCAATTTTCCACATAATAAATACATGTAAAACTTTAATATGcgtgataaaaatttaattcatGGAGTTTCTTCATCATGTTGCTTGACTATATTCTGCCATAATTAATTCACATTCATATCAACATGAAATATCCTTTTCAAATTaacttttgttgttatttttttttctcagttGTTCAGTGTTATGTGTAGTACATAAGTTAGGTGAAAATAGCTATTCTAGGGCTAATTTTGGTCTTGCCcatgttcctatatataaaaaatttgaaaaattataagTAGAGACACGCCATTGGGGTGTCCACAATGTGTGTGTCCAACTGTCCATCATTCTATTAAGGATAAGAGAAAATAAGATATATGATTGATAAATTATattatagaaagaaaaaaaaaagtaaaatgaaaaaaaaaagtaaaatgaaaaaaaaaaagaatgttttTCTTAACTAAAATGAAAGTTTAAAGAGGAGGGATGCAGAGTGTTCCAATGAATACAACCAATCACCCAGAGAGTGTTTAACTTCGGGAACTGGTGAATGTCAAGTGGTGATGTCAGATCTTTGTGCTGTGTGAGCTTGATTCTTCTTCGAGCTCTTTTTCGTCGTGCGAGTTGGACCTTTAGTACTTATGAAGATTTCGTCCATTTGTGTCTACCTGGTTGTTCCTTCGTGGTCCCTTATGTAGGTACGAggtgttgggtccaggtgggccagcatcctgcctgctaggTAGCGTTCGAAACGGGGCACTGTCGGctacgctataaggaaataacgttgcgccttcactaacaccaattggttttggcgtagtggtaagcgcgtgatccttcaattggtatctGAGCCAGGTctcgtgttcgaatcccactgatggcatgctgtgcagctagtttggctggcaggtgctggggggggggattgttgggtccaggtgagCTAGCATCCTCGAAACGGGGCgttgtctgctacgctataaggaaataacgttacgccctcactaacaccaattggttttggcgtagtggtaagcgcgtgatccttcaCGAGGTCGAAGGGTTTAAGGTTTTTAAACATCGCTCGCGTTCCTTGGCTCGACACGCTTTATGGCTGGCCCTTGGATTCTCAAGGGGGATTGTCATTTCGGTCAATTGATGGACGATGGATGCAGGcttttttctatttctatttccTTCTCGAACAACGAACCTAGTAAGTATATGGGGAAAGTGCCACTAACATGAATAGTATGTTTGAGCGGGAAAAAACATCGGGAAGTGTTGTGGTTCTCTCAAGACTCATATTTCGGCAAAATCTGATGACTCTCCTTGCATTAGTGTTGATCTTGATTTATCAAACGAACCATGTCTTCACTTGCCTCATTATCAGTCTTAGTAACATGCTTGAAAGTCAAAGTACTGTCGTGTCACAATATTTGCGACTCAGGTATTGTTGTGTCCCAGTCAAGTGGCCAACATTGGGTACAATCAAATTGTTGGTCGGACGATGAGAGTTGACCTAACTTTTGAATGGGGTAATATGACAAGCGTTGGCTAATTTTTTTGATATAATACTGCTTGTGTTTACAGGTTTTGGGTGGATGAGAGTATGAATGCAACAACCTCCAATGCCAActacaaatcaagaggagtgaGGGAGGAACTTGAAGAATTATTAAAACTTTGCCACACTTTGTTTCTATGTTTAATGTAGTAGACTATTTTGCAACTACTAGACTAGTTTAAGTAGTGCACGGTATACTTTTTGTGATGATTCGGTGATAAAGGTGGATATAGTAAAATTGAGTGTTTTATTGTTTCCAAACATTTTGATGAT
This is a stretch of genomic DNA from Lotus japonicus ecotype B-129 chromosome 1, LjGifu_v1.2. It encodes these proteins:
- the LOC130732377 gene encoding small polypeptide DEVIL 3, translated to MSSDESIKVSKKKKVSSRRLGGYLREQKGRLYIIRRCVVMLLCWHD